A window of the Chlorocebus sabaeus isolate Y175 chromosome 8, mChlSab1.0.hap1, whole genome shotgun sequence genome harbors these coding sequences:
- the LOC119624929 gene encoding large ribosomal subunit protein eL21-like, giving the protein MTNTKGKRRGTRYMFSRPFRKHGVVPLATYMRIYKKGDIVDIKGMATVQKGMPHKCYHGKTGRVYNVTQHAVGIVVNKQVKGKILAKRINVRIEHIKHSKSRDSFLKCVKENDQKKKEAKEKGTWVQLKRQPAPPREAHFVRTNGKEPELLEPIPYEFMA; this is encoded by the coding sequence ATGACgaacacaaagggaaagaggagaggtaCCCGATATATGTTCTCTaggccttttagaaaacatggagtTGTTCCTTTGGCCACGTATATGCGAATCTATAAGAAAGGTGATATCGTAGACATCAAGGGAATGGCTactgttcaaaaaggaatgcCCCACAAGTGTTACCATGGCAAAACTGGGAGAGTCTACAATGTTACCCAGCATGCTGTTGGCATTGTTGTAAACAAACAAGTTAAgggcaagattcttgccaagagaattaatgtGCGTATTGAGCACATTAAGCACTCTAAGAGCCGAGATAGCTTCCTGAAATGcgtgaaggaaaatgatcagaaaaagaaagaagccaaagagaaaggtacctgggttcaactgaagcgccagcctgctccacccagagaagcacactttgtgagaaccaatgggaaggagcctgagctgctggaaccTATTCCCTACGAATTCATGGCATAA